The Harmonia axyridis chromosome 3, icHarAxyr1.1, whole genome shotgun sequence nucleotide sequence ataatatttttttaatacgtTTGTATGATACTGTAGCAGTTTATTTGCGGTAGTCGCATGGAAAGATTTAGCAAATATCGCGGTATCGTCTGCAAAAAGGGCCAGGTTTGTGTTTGGAAACTCTGGAATATCATGTATGAATAGATTGAAAAGTCTGGGTCCAAGGACTGATCCTTGTGGAACGCCTGCTTCAATGTGTTTGGGTTGAGATATTGCATTATTCATTTTAACTGAAAAGGTTCTTTCTTTCAAGTaagaatttattaattttatgataaaaGGTGGCAGTTTTAGTTGTACCATTTTGTATATCAGTCCTTCAACCCAGACTTTATCGAAGGCTTTTTCTATATCAAGAAACAGCATTACCATGttttgtttcttattgaaactATGAATAGCTTCAACTGCTATTCTGCATATTTGTTGTACGGAGCTGTGTTTTTCTTTAAATCCATATTGATGAGGATCCCGCATTTCAGTTTTGGTTAATAATTTTGTCAGTctattgagaataattttttctgttagTTTGCTGATCATTGATAATAAACTTATTGGTCGATAATTTTTAGGGGACGTTTTGTCTTTCCCCTGTTTGTGAATAGGGATTATTATAGCCTTTTTCCAACTACTTGGCCAATATTGCAAACAAATGATTGCATTAATCAAGTAGTTGAGTTGGACTATtgcttttttcgagaaatttttaataagtttattatcaATTTGATCTTCGCCTGGGGATTTGTTAGTGGGTAATTTTTGGATAAATGCTTTGATTTCAGAAGGGTTAGTGTAGTATTTTTTATACTCATTACCGCCGTGGGATCTACTAAGGAATTCATCAACTGTTTTTCTAACGTTCTTATGAAATTCTTGGTCGTTTATTACAGTTTTATGGTTCGCTTCAAAAGTTTCTGAAAGAATTTCTGCTTTCTCTATGTCTGTCATGTAATCTTTTGTGTTGTGAGTAAGTGTCGGGATGTCTTTTGGTTTTTTGCCGAGAAGTTTTGTCATCTTCCAAAGGGTATTATCGGATGGTTTTAGTTTACTAATTTTTTCGTCCCAACATTTACCTCTGtgaatgttaattttttgtcTTATTTCTTTTGTTAGAGATTTCATTGTAATTTTGTCTAGTACATTTCTGTTTGTCTGCCagcgttttctgaatttatttctaGTGTTAATTAAGTTAATAATGTCTGTTGGTAATTTGTCGGCGTGgggagtaatttttttctttttggtaCTTTTGTCGCGAGCGAAGTTAATTGCATTGGTAAATTTTATTAGTTCGGATTCTAAGTTTTCAATAGAGTTTATcgagttatttattttaatttgttcATCTAAAATTTGACGATATTTTTGCCAGTTGGTATTTGAGTAGTCGTAAACAGTTTTTGATGGATTATCCTTCATAAATCCTCCGACGGTAGTTTTAACTACATTATGGTCGGATGGTAAGGCAGGTATAGATTCAGGAGTACTTAGGTTGGGGACGTTCTTTGTTATTATCAGGTCAAGATAACTAGGAGTTCTATCACTGAAAGGATAATGGGTAGGGTCTTCTGTGAAATGCAGGATACAGTCATCGTTTCTTTCCAGGAAATTCATTAATGTTATTCCGTTGGTATTACGAGAATGGCAGTTCCAGTATTCATGTTTCGAATTCAGGTCGCCAAGAACAATAGTTCTGTTTTTAGAAAAGAGGTTATTTAAGCAGTTTTGAGTGATTTTATTGCTAGGACTATTGTAGACAGCTATTATGTTCAAGTTATTACTTAGTTGAATACCTATATTCTCTAATGTGCAGTTCGTTACTGAGGGTATTAGGGTAAAAGGAATTCCGTTTTTGACAGCAATCATAATTCCACCATAGCCTGAATTATCTGGGCGATCTTTTCTAACTACCTGGAATCCCCTGAGGTCGATTTGGTTGAAGGTTCTTAATTTTGTTTCGTTAAGTGTTATAATatctattttatttgaatttagaAAATGCGAAAGTTCATGAATTTTGGATTTTATGCCGTTGACATTCCAGGTAGCTAGTTCGAGTGTGTTAGAACCCCCCATCTTCGAGATTAGAAATGAAattaaagaatatttcaaatttttcaattggatTCTCAGCATGATCCATTTGTGTATTTAGTTGtttgattgatttcaaaaatttctctaTATTGATATGTTCATTGAGTTTCtcgaattcatttttaatttcgaagAATGGGTTGTTACCCGATCCtacctttttattttgttgtggGGTTTCCTCGATTTTTTGAGTTTCTTGGCGTTTCCTTTCTTCATAGGCCCTCTTCCGGTCCTCCCATGGATTCGTAGCCGGGGGTGGAGCAGGAACGAATTTCTTAGGTGCTGCAATTGTCGGCCTGGTCTTAGCCTGACGTTTCTCTAAGATTTTGAGGTACACTTCGCACTGTGTACTGTTAGCTGGATGTTTACCTTTGCAGTTCGCACACTTGGCTGGCGTACTTCTGTCCTTCGGGCAGTCCTTGGTGAGGTGGTTTTCCGCACATTTCAGGCAAACTGCTTTGCTAAAGCAGTTTGAGGTTGCATGTCCCCATTGCTGGCAGCGATGACACTGAATTATTTGCTTTGATGTGCTGTATCGTTCCCATTCAATTCTGGTGTAACTTAAAACTTTGACGTTTCTTTGTAGTTGCTTTAAGGTTACATGATTGTCAGTTATAACAAGGAATAAAGGAACTTTGGTTCCTTTCATTTTATAAGACGTTTTTACAGGAACTTGGTACAACTCCCTGAGTTCTGAATTTATCTCTTCTAGGTTGGGATTGTGCTCCAGGCCTCTCAACACAAATGCGTGTGTCTTTTCGTCTTTCAGTGTGAAAGAGTGGAAATCCTGGTCCGTTTGTTTGAAGTGTTTCTTCACTAGATGATATTCTTCAAGTTTCTCTATAAATAGGATTGTCGAGTTTCTCCCGTATTTTATGTGAAACTTGCCTCTGCATAATGTCTTTAACAGTTCGACGATATGTCTGTGATCACTAATTATTCCATGGATCACAATTGGTGGAGGTTTTTGATCCGTCTTTTTCTCTGATGGTTCCATCATCTCGTCCTCATCGTGCATCACGAATTCTTCGTTTTTAAGGGTAGCATACCTGTTCACAGTCCTCAATTTGAGGGACTGACTCGTGTTCATCGTATTCGCAGCACTTGTCGAGGGGTGCGAAAAGCTGGCATTTTCTATATCTGTGATTCTCCTCTTCCGTTTTTCTGGATGAGGTCCAGAGGGGGACTCCATTTGGATATCTGGTTCCGTTTCAGGAACCAGGGATACTGGTCGATATACTCTTTTTACACTCACTATTATAATTCACTTAAGTAATGATACTATAATAGCACACAACTCACTACTAAATAACTAAGACGCTAAtcgtaataacaataataaaactCTAATACTCACTCAGTGATATACTACAGAAATGATCCTGTGAAGTATGATCTCTGCCTAAGCCAAACCCTCTCACAGGGTAGAGAGGTGTCTCTGTTGCGTTGCAACGACCCCTTCAATCTATCGGGGCCGAAGTAGTGTGACGCGAAAACCCATTACGCCATCTGTAAGCAGATAGAGTCACTACAGTATAAATGTAACCAAATTTTTGATTGACCCAAAATGTCAAATGAAAAGAGTAAATAAGGATTTCAAAAGTTTTTGTAACCCTATAACATAATTCACTGTTATTACAGATGTCATTAAGTTGCAAATAATTAGTGTGAAGGAATTCGTTACGTTTAAAAATTTTTGATCTTTCGATGTGGCTGGTTTTGGAAACGAAGAATATGCAATGTTTTAAACGTTACGGATTGTGTCCCACAGACCAGCAActtaatacgctctattagtcaCACGCCGCCATTTTAGTTTGCCTGTTAgagttcggaatccaaacaaacaaattgtcattcaaattagtacgttgtcgttgaagaaattggcctattttgataaataagattatttaaggaacgattttactattaattgatatacagaaggaacgagattaatgccagtaagttcgaacttgaagttcaactaataaacacgactttttacaaaatctggggtatgatacaggattcaaacttactggtattaacctcgttccttctgtctatcaattaatactgaaatcgttcctcaaatactcttatttatgaaaataagccaattccttcaacgacaccgtactaatttgaatgacaatttatttgtttggattccgaatttccgaacactgacaggagaaccaaaaatggcggtgtgtgacgtcacactaatagagcgtaatGCCAACAAAGTTATCCAGTTGCGCGAATTCCGATCAGAAGTGTGGACTTCTGCCGATTTCTCCTAAACTGCGACATTGAAGATACTGAGTACCTACTTAAAACGCATAATCCGCGAAATTCACAATAAAATACCCATCAGAGACGTTTTTCTTTCACTAAGCATGTACGTAATTTTTACGCCAAGTTCACTGAAATGTTTTTGAGCAATACACATGATTCAaggaaattttccaaaaaaaatttaacactCATTTTTCGGCTCTCATGAAAGcaccaattgaattttcaaactcTAATAGTTTTTACAAAATCAATTCTTTTCCGAAACAACTCAGAGATATTCTGAATAATCGAAAAACCATCCACTTTTGACTTCTAGTTTACTGTCCTCAATTTGTTGCAAATGACCTCTAGTATGAATACTTTCAAAAGATCACGTCGAATTAccaaacactctgtatatacttCATAATACTTACATAAATTGAGAACCTAAATTTAGAAAATTCCAACatatttattcatcaacaaAATGACATATTAAATGGTAACATACACTAATTAGCATAATTATTCATGGAAATGTATCGTCTATCAGTGGAATTCACTGAAACTGATGTAGcagaaatatgtatataatttataatataaattataaacGTTACTTTTAATCTTTTTATAATAAAGtagaaattaattcattcaagtAAAAAATAATGGGATTTAGCAAAAAACACTTCAAACATCACGAACATTAAGATATATTAATCTCAGACAATAATTGGACAATTGTCTTCGGTCGGTGAAACATGCTTTGAGTTCTAAATATACTTATTCAATAATTTGTTGAGACATTTtttgaagttgatattttcagtgTTATGTATTCTTCTTATGGATTTTGGCGTTGACTGGAATTGTTGGATGCATATTCGATGGATTCAAGTTAGTTAAGCATAGCGATGACGCATGGGCTGATGGTATTTACATGGGTTTCAACAGATCTGCATGGTCTTTATCAATATCACTTCTAGTATTCTTGTGTTCAACAGGCTATGGGGGTAAGTGAACGAATATTCCCAAGTTGAGGCGCAATTGTATTTGGGCCTTGACAGACTGATCAAATTtaccaaaaaatgtatttttaattttctaggTCCAATACAAAAGTTTCTCTCTATgccattattcaacatagtggCAAAACTCACCTACTCCATGTATCTGGTCCATTACATAGTTATATTATGTGTAAATGGTGTTTCAAGAACAAAATTTCACTTTTCCAATTTCAGCATTATGTCCAATTTCTtcacatattttattttaacttttataatttctatACTATACTGTCTCATATTTGAATCTCCAATGATCATTATAGAAAGAATCATTTTTCCAACGAAAAGGAATAACCAAAATAAAGAACTTCCAAAATAGATTTCATTAGAAGTTTTGAGACTGATAGTAGTATATAAATTattgtatatatttattatttttacaataaagtttattttatttgaagggTTTCTTTTTCATTTATACAATGGATGGTAATTCCTGCAAAACCTATAAGTACTTTGGAttgtaaaaataaatgaaaaaattcaattttttcgattttattgaaaaataattgagtGAGTTCATGATGAGAAATAGATGACAATAGATGAAGTATAACAAGAGCAAAATTGTGCAATAACTTTGTACTTATATATCATTATCGAATAAGCATAAATAAGATCAAGCTTCAAAAATCAATCCACTCCACAATATCCATCATTagcgaataataaaaaaatcagatattttattcatttggagaaaaaatttttcactaaaATATTAcctaaaatattatgaaaatatctTTCCTTTATAATTGATAATGTTACATTGATTGAACAATCCAAACATCAACAGTTTTTCAATTGCcatattttgatatgaaaaaattgatttttaaaaGTTTCATAAAATGGTTCCTTGTTACAAACAATTCCATCAAAATTCAGTTGATTTCATAATTGGTCCACGAAATATCCTATCAAAACCTAGTTCAAGAAGATAACTAGTGAGTTTAAACGAATACAACACTAGAATTGGAAAATCAAGCTTCATTGGTTTTGGCAATAACAACTATGCTGAGAAAACCcgtaacaaaaataaaacaaagatgaGAGAAAACTACTCAAAGTCATAGAAAAATCGTTCAACAAACAAATATTCTCAAGAACATCCCAACTAGACATTCAAAGATAGATTGATGTAAGAAATCCAAAAACTTGATTTTCCAAGTATGAGAAAAACCATCGTTTCATTGTGATAATCACAAAGCTAGTTTAAGTTTACTTTCTTGGAAAATAAACACGAAAGAAATCCTCGAATTAACTATGAACACTAAATTGATAGCAGGATGGCGAAGTTATTGAAAACTGGCACAGTACGGTATCTAGGCACTTGGTATGATGTCTTTgtacctgaaaaaaataatatgttaACAAATTGAACCAATACTAAATGATTCTTTTCAAACTCTGCAAAACTTTTTAGAAAACTAACTTCAACTAACCTAAAAAAACCCTGTTCCCTATGTGGCAGCTACTGGTTTCCTTTTCACACACTTACTCCACAGCTTCTTCTTCTCCCTGTTACCCTCAACTTCACCATTTGCTTTGATGTGTTGCTGATtgcaattttcataatttttgctGTTCTTAGGAAACAACTTCTTCAGCCAATTAGTCTTTTTcggctttatttttttttcaggttcgcAGAAACTGATACCCAAACTGTTTGCGCTGGTACTTGGTATCAGATTTACCTCCGGTAGAATATGATCAGCGTCAGTTTTGCTTAGGTCTACGAGACTGTTGGATTTTACGTTAACACTTGGGGCTCTCAGTCTGAATTCGGTATCTCTTTGcgagttattttttattatcagcTGTCTTGGAGGTTGATCTCTTCTTACCACCCTGAACATAAAATAACTATAATTATCTGCTAGATAGGATAAGGAGGTAATGAAAATTTAACCTTTTGACCATCACATGTAACATTCAAAAACAAGAATTTGAATACATTATGGCACCTACCTGTTTGATGCATTAGCTGGCGCCTTTTTAGTTTTTATGGATTCATACAGTTTGTCCCAAAAGTTATAAAGCACTCCCCTCTGTTTTGTATAATCCAGCATGAAATAGCACCTGATCTCCGGTGGCATCACAGGACATGCTTTATACAAGCAAGGTATTATTTTTCTCTGTTctataaaataaaagaaaatttaataAGATTCTTGTCGATGGCAGAGGTGGAATGAACTGACCCAGACTTAGAGCTTGTGTGAAGTTCAGGAAGAACTTGTTCATAGGACTCTTGAAGAAACTAGGTGATAATATAACTATAAGTTTTTCGCAACGTTGAGAAATTAGTCGAATTATTGCTTCATGCTCAAAGAGACCCCCAATCAAGTAGTCCTTGACACAGAACTTCAGTTTATACTGTTTTTCCATTGTTTCGATGACTTCGGTGGCAAAATCAATGTCATCGTCTGCGAATAGAATGAAGGCATCATACTGGATGAGTTCCATATTCTTTCCAATGTATTCTAAGTCATCTACCGTTAAGATAGAACTGTCCAGGCCTTGGTAAAGAGGAGACTGTTTTTTGTGTTCTTTTGGATGCTGTAGATGGAACTCAATGTCTTTGGCTGAAAAGAAATGAAGGGTTCAATTTGGTAAGAATGCCTTAAAATTAACAACTGCGGTTCATTCCACCTGAAGTGTGTTTCAGAACGATTGATGAATTAATTGTTTCCTTTTGCAGTAGTTTCACAGTCATCAGAACCAAACCATGGACCTTCAGATAATTCATTGATCCCAAACAAGGGCAGAAACTAAAACCGTCCTACTTTTATCATTGAAATAAGTATGAAATATTAGATGTTGTGTATGTTTTGGCTGACTTCTTTAAAATTTTGTGTCATCCTCTAAAGATTAGATGACTATTCAACTTCATGAAAATCCATTTTATATTGGGATAAAaccaaatattttataaaatttacaCAACTAGTTTTTATtcttcatgaataaattttgaaaatttcaaaaaagataTTTATATATACCAAACTACCATGCCttattagtgtttttttaagaggAGATTAATAATAGTAAACATGTACAAATGAATTCTAATTAGGCAGCACACGAAATTCAATAAGTTCCTCAATAACAGAGTAGAGTTTGAAGTAATCAGCTCAATAGAATAATTGAACTTCCTGTAGAAGGGAGAACAATGTTCAAGTATTAACAGAATTATTAGCAAACATCGAATTATACTAtggaaatggaaaaattacatttATTCAAACTTATATACAATTAAGATGGAGTTTTTTCCCCaaaaaaagaatgaattttcCAAAATATGATAAACCTTTATAGGAAGTTTTTGTAATTTCAATGAGAGAAGGCTCCTATAAGTTAAAAAATAAAGCTGATTGAAATTAGAACTCTTAATATATTGACATTCTGATTGACTTATAATTCTCAACTATTCAGATTTTAAATTGATATTTGTTTAGttgtatttttgaagaattagcCAATTTGTCAACCCCTCTGTGAGAATCATGAACTATTTTACCTaattatacatttatttttaGACTGtcaatttctctcaattatATCTcagtaaaattgaaaatagcacaaatcaaatttgatcttAAAATCTAAAAGGATGGCATTAAAAAGAATTGGCACCATTAAAGTCTTTGATGAACTTGATCCTGCTAATCATGAAAATTATACTGATTAAAATGGAAAACAGGTCtaattgaatttcttcttcAGAATCTTATTTCcaagatattaaaataaattaatagcaatataaaatatattaaatttttaaagaTTCTAATTGCGATTAGTATAACGAACTTGAACAATCTTCATTCGTATGGAAATTTATGTTAAAATTGGTGCTGGACAGCTAGATTGgaaaattaattctttaatGAGAATGTCAGAGAAAAAACGATTTTAATAGAAAAATTAGTTAAATTTCCTGTCATCggatatttattattacacATACTCTCTTGAAAACTGAATTTAAATAGTGAAAAAATGTGATATTATTTGAATATCTGGAGTTATTTATATTTTACTGAGTACCATTTAATAATGAGTGATCCAATGAAAACTAACAAAAAACTCTTCAATTGAAACTGCTAGcgatatttcattataatttacatcaatgacattttcatattcacttttgaaattaaatattgtaatttttaataataagCAATGAATGTCATCAACATTAtcaaggaatttttcatattaactaACAAAATCACAGTTGCCAATTAATactgaaacatttttaaatGTTGAGTTATGGTCAcctataattcaaaaataatttcaagtgtattattttttaacaaaaaaatactgCATGAATATACCTATGAGACTGCTGACATCTTCTATAACGTCCCCTCGATCTATTTCCTCCAAAAAGGTAATCATCTTCTCTATAGTAGCTACATCTCCTTTTGATTGCCATATTTTGAACACTTCCTTTGTAGGATCATCACAAAATTCCCAATTGGATATCAAATACGACTGAATGGAACATAATTCAGCAAATCCTTTCCAATTCCTGAAAATTAACGAAAGATTAGATAAAACCAATTAAATGTGAGATTTTGTAAAGAGTGTTACAAATTTTTagttttaacatttttcttCAGAAAGTGTCCTCATTCAGAGAAGAATTAAATGtccaa carries:
- the LOC123676667 gene encoding myeloid differentiation primary response protein MyD88-like, whose protein sequence is MEEENDMEEHLKSSHPVSILRHETMELLSAMLNPPKLFNTSEGLSRNWKGFAELCSIQSYLISNWEFCDDPTKEVFKIWQSKGDVATIEKMITFLEEIDRGDVIEDVSSLIAKDIEFHLQHPKEHKKQSPLYQGLDSSILTVDDLEYIGKNMELIQYDAFILFADDDIDFATEVIETMEKQYKLKFCVKDYLIGGLFEHEAIIRLISQRCEKLIVILSPSFFKSPMNKFFLNFTQALSLEQRKIIPCLYKACPVMPPEIRCYFMLDYTKQRGVLYNFWDKLYESIKTKKAPANASNRVVRRDQPPRQLIIKNNSQRDTEFRLRAPSVNVKSNSLVDLSKTDADHILPEVNLIPSTSANSLGISFCEPEKKIKPKKTNWLKKLFPKNSKNYENCNQQHIKANGEVEGNREKKKLWSKCVKRKPVAAT